The following is a genomic window from Geoalkalibacter halelectricus.
GGGGCCGCAGCTCCCATGACAAGGGGCCCTTTTCGCCGTCCATGGCCGCTTGACTGGCGCCATCCCTGGCGCCAGACACCCTTGTCATGGGAGCTGCGACCCCACACTGGGTGGGTAAACTTTTTTCAATGGATGCTTGTTTGCCATGCCTGAGAATTTCTGGTTTGCCTTCGGGTTGACTTTGATTGCCGGCTTGTCCACGGGCATCGGCAGCGCCATCGCCTTTTTTTCCCGCCATACCAATACCCGCTTTTTATCCATTGCCCTGGGGTTTTCCGCCGGCGTCATGGTGTACATCTCGCTGGCGGAAATTCTGGTCGAGGCCCAGGACGGACTCGTCGCGGAGTGGGGCGGCACGCCCGGCGCATGGGCGGCAGTGGCGGCCTTTTTTACCGGCATTCTGGTCATCGCGGTGATTGACCGGCTGGTGCCGGAGCGCGAAAACCCCCACGAAGTTCACCTGGTGGAGGAAACCCTTGAGAGGCCCAACGACCGGCGCCTGATGCGCATGGGCGTCATGGCGGCGCTGGCCATTGGAATCCATAATTTCCCCGAAGGGTTGGCGACCTTTTTCGTCGCCCTGCATGATCCGGCCCTGGGAATTCCCATCGCCCTGGCCATCGCCCTGCACAACATTCCCGAGGGAATCGCCGTCTCCATACCCATTTATTATGCCACGGGCAGCCGCCGCAAGGCTTTTTTCTATTCCTTTCTGTCCGGACTGGCCGAGCCCATCGGGGCTTTGGTCGGATTTTTCCTGCTCATGCCTTTTTACAGCGAAACTCTGACCTTCTTGCTCCTGGCGGGGGTGGCCGGGATCATGGTGTTCATCTCCCTGGACGAATTGCTGCCGGCGGCACGGGAATACGGAGAGCATCATCTCGCCATTTACGGGCTGATCGGTGGCATGATGGTCATGGCTGCAAGCCTTGTCTTGCTGATGTAGCACCGGGCAGGGAGTTTTGCCATGCCGAAAAATCCAAACGTGGTTGAGGATCTGATCGCCGCCGCGCGCCAAGCGGCGCGGCACAGCCATGCACCGTACAGCGGCTTTACCGTCGGGGCGGCGTTGCTGAGTTCCAGTGGCGCGATTTTCGCCGGGTGCAACGTCGAGAACGCCTCCTACGGGCTCACCCTCTGCGCCGAGCGGGTCGCCTTGGGCACGGCAGTTGCCGCCGGTGACCGCGACTTCGACACCCTGGTTCTCTACACCCCCACGGCTCAACCGGTTCTGCCCTGTGGCGCCTGCCGGCAGGTGTTGCGGGAATTTTCCGCTGATCTTCGGGTGATGAGCGTCTGCGACGGCCCCCGGCGCATCGACACGACTCTTGCCGAGCTATTTCCCCAGCCCTTTAATCCCGCCATGCTTAGTGCCCGTGAGGAGCGCCATGACTGATGCAGCGATCAAATATCATATCGGCTTCGGGCTCGCCGACCTGGGCCCGCACCCACCCACCCTGGCCTTGCTGAGCGGCGACCCCGAGCGCGCCTATCGCATCGCCACGGCGGACCCGGAAATCCATCTGGAAAAAAAGCTTTCCCACCGCCGGGGGCTGGCCAGCTATCTTCTGCAATTACCCAACGGGCGGCGCATCCTTTCAGCCACCAGCGGCATGGGCGCGCCCTCCTTGTCCATTGTCGTCAACGAACTCTTTGCCGTAGGCATCCGCCAGATCATTCGCGTGGGTACCTGCGGCTCCCTGCAGGATGAGGTCCGGGTCGGCAGCCTGGTGATTTCGCGCGCCGCCCTGTGCCGCCAGGGTGCCGCCGACGACATCGCGCCGCCGGAATATCCCGCCGCCGCCGATCCCTTTCTCACCCTGCGCCTGGTGGAGGCCGCGCGCGAGCTCGGCATTCCCTGGCATCTCGGCGTGACCGCCTCCGTCGATACCTTCTATGAAGGACAGGAGCGGATTCTTTCCTCGAGCAATCCCCATCTGCTGCGTCGTCTGCACGGGATCAACGAGGAATATCGGCGCCTGGGCATCCTCAACTACGAAATGGAGGCGGGCACCTTGTTCAAAATGGCGGGGGTGTACGGTTTTGCCGCGGCGTGCCTGTGCGCCGTGGTGGCCAATCGCGGCGCGGGAGAAGAGGTCGCCCTGGATCTCAAGGCCCAGGCCGAGGCCGACGCGATTCGGCTGGCCTTGCATGTGGCTCGGCTGCCGGAGGAGATGCTTGCGGGTTAGGGGTATTGCCGAAGTCTTCGCGGAATACCGTGCCGGGCCCAAGGATCGCGACCGGCACTTCCATTTATCGAAGAGACAGGCAGATCAGCGGTTGCTCAGACCTGGTCAACGATTGCGGCAGAATTTTTCATGGATAATTCGGGTTAACTCCATTGCCCCATGAACTCGCGCGGAGCCATGACTTTGGTTCCCCGAGGAGGGTTGCTCAACAACAGCTGGTCACCCGTCACAAGGGACGTGCCCGGGTGGCATGCAACCAGCGACCATAGATGATCATCCCCCGGATCTGGCGCCGAGATGGCCGCAACGGGCTCACGCCAGACGGCACCCGCCACGAGATCCTCAAGCAACTGATCGATATCCTCCACGGTCAGCCCGTGCCGAGCGGCGATGGGTGGAAGCAAGAGAACGGCACGATACTCGGCGAACAGGGCCGCCGAAAGCAGGTAAGGAAACGCGCCGCTGAGCATGCCATCCAGAATTCTCACCGGCGGGGAAGATTCGTCGGCCGTGAGTAATCCGGCGACAAGGACGTTGGTGTCCACCACCACGGCGCCTGCGGTCATGAACGGCGCACTTTGCGCACCTCTTCAATCGCCAGATTCATCGCCTTGTGCTCGGTCATGCCGGACTGGCGGCGGGCACGCTCAACCGGGGTTCGTGCCGAAGCGCGATCACGAATGCCTCGAAAGCGCAGGCTTTCTTCAATAATGGCATTAATGGAGCGCCCCTGGCGCGCGGCGGTTTCTTTCAACGCTCGATGCAGATCATCATCCAGGGTGACGGTTAAACGTGGCATAACACACATCCTCTCATTTCCTCACAAAAGCACCATGTCACCAAGGTGTTCATCGTGCAAGCGCCGACCTCGATCGGTTTATTCATGAGACATCGTCACCTATTTACATGGGGGGATTGAGGGGGCCAGAAGGGGTAAAAGAACATCAATCTGCTCACGTTACTGTTCAGGATGTGCGTTGATGATGTGAAAGCGATCATCAAAATAGTCTTTCAGCAACGGTTTGACGTGGCGCCACTCAAGACCGCCGCCACCGCAACCTGGGCGCGGGACGATTATCTTGCTCCAGCCGCGCTGATCGGCGAGCTCACGCAGTTGCCGGGCGGATTGCCTGATCAGCCGCGGGTCAGGTAGGGACCAGGCGGTTTCCTCGACGGGGAAGCTCACCAGGCCGTTGCCCAGGTCGTGCACCTGAGCTCCCTGGTGTTGCAGAAGGTGTCCGAGACGTTCGGTAAGATCGGGGAAATATGTCAATGCCTGACCGGCGCAACCGCGTCCCATGACGGCCCGGCCACGTCGGTCGACAGTGCAGTTGGTGGTGATGACGACAATGGCCTGGCCCAAATGGTCCCAAATGTTGCCGGTAATCTCATGCATGGATAGCCTCGGATGACGGCGCGTCGGCACGATTGCTCAATGCTTTGTGATGTTCTCCTTCAGCATCGTCTTCATCTCTTCCCAGATCTGCTCGGCGCCTTTTTTGACTTCTTCCCATTCATTGTCATCGGCTACATGCAGGTTTTGTAGTTTTTCCGCGGCTTGATTGCGTTTTTCTTTCAAGCTGGCTATGGATTGTGCGTATTGGGCCTTGGCCTCCGGCTCTGCATCTTCCATCTTCTCCTTAAGGCGCTCAATTTGGTTGTCCCATTCTACGATATCCGCGGAGAGTTTTTCGACGTATTTTGTTCGCGTGTCCATAATGGCTGCCTTCAAAACTTATCAAGGGATTATCTGGATATTGTTGCGCAAACCAGATGCATGGAATTCAACAGTCTGGTCGCTAAACCCCAGCTCCCCGTAGCAGGCCGCTGATCAAAGCGAGGAGGAAGAGAATAAGGAAAATGTAAAAGATGATCTTGGCGATATTTGCCGCAGCTGCAGCGATCCCTGTAAAACCGAAAATGGCGGCGATAAGGGCGATAATAAGAAAAGCAACAGCATAACTCAGCATTTTTGCCTCCTTATGAAATTTTATGATGAGTCGTTTTTGAAATCCGAGGCAGTTCTGATTTATCTGTTTATGCTTGCCTGATATCCAAAAAAAGTGAGTTCTGTCAGATTTTTCAACACTGCTCAGCCAATTAATCCAACAATTCCGATAATAATCAGGTAAATGGCAACAATCAGGTTGAGAAGCTTCGGCATGATAAGAATAAGGATGCCTGCAATGATCGAGATTATTGGCGTTAGTTGCACATACATAGATGCCTCCTAATCCAACTTAGTTTGTGATCTCACGCGTTTTCTCCTTTGTCTCTTCGACTGCATCATCAATTTTTTCACCGGCCTTTTCCGCGGGGCCTTTGGGATTCACGGCGTCTTCAATTGCTTCCTTGGTGTCCTCGACAGCCTCGTCAATGGCCTCGCCGGCCTCTTGTGCCGGCCCTTTTTCCTGGCAAGCAACCAGGGTGAGACTCAGCGTTATGGCTATGATGGAAATGATGAACCGAATCCAGTTTTTCATAATGGCCTCCATGTGAAGGATGAAAATTTCCCAAAGTCCTTTCTTTTGAATTTTTGCTTAATTAAATAAATAGCTCAGGGGGTGGGAATTGCAAGCAGGATGAGTGGGTAGAGTAATAACAGGGAACCGCCGGACAGCATGAGGCTGCCGGCGCAGGAGATAGGTGGTCGGTAGTGCGGATCTGGTAGAGAAGTGATGCCTCGGGCCTTTTAGAGTACTCCCATCAAGAAAAGCCGTCCCATCCCCAAACCGATGGTCGAGCCGAGCAGGGCGCCGACCAGGACGTCGGTGGGGTAGTGCAGTCCAAGGAAAATGCGCGAAAAGCCGATGAGAATTGCAACCGGCAGAAACAGCGCCAGGGAACCCGGCAGCAATACGGCCAGGGCGCCGCAGGCGGCGAAAGCGGTCATGGTGTGCCCGGAGGGAAAGGAAAAGCGATCGGGTGGCGGCATCTGGCAGGGCAGGTCGGCCCAGATTTCGAAGGGGCGCGGGCGCCCGATGACGTTCTTGAGCAGGGTGAACAGCAGCACGCTCAGCAGCAGGGAGATGCCCGCGGCCAGAACCGCCCAGCGCTCGACGGCACCGCCGCCGGCCAGCAGAATGAGGGCGGTAAGATACCACAGGGGCCCGTCGCCCAGGCGGCTGGAAGTGCGCATCAGCAGGGTAATGGGTTGAAAGCGGCGCAGCTCGCAGACGCGCAGCATCATGCGCGCCTCCACGGGCGTGATGTGACGCGCGTAATAGCCGACCAGGCCGCCGGCGATCTTGGTTTTTTCGGGTGTCAGCATGATGAGTCTCCTTGAGAGTCGGGGATTTTGAGAGTCGCGGCGGCCTCGCTGCGAGGCGCGCGGATTTTTCCGGACGGTCCGCCGGCGCAGGCCTGATGATAGGCACGGCGCACCACTTCGTTGATTTGCTGCCAGTTCTGGCCCAGGGCATGTTGACGGGCGTTTACTCCCTGGCTCGGCACGAGGTCGCGCTGCTCCAGATAGTGGGCCATGGCCCTTGTCAGGGCCGCGGCCGAAATTTCCGTGACCAACTGCCCGGTGCGGCCGTTGACGACGATGTCCTGGGGCCCCGGTACCCTGAACCCGATCACCGGCAGGCCCGAAGCCATGGCTTCAAGCATGACGTTGCCGAAGGTTTCGGTGAGGGAGGGAAAGGCCATGACATCGGCGCAGGCGTACAGCCGGGCCAGATCCTCGCCCTGGCGATAACCGGTGAAAACCACCCGCGGGTCGGCCTCGGCGGCAAGCTTGGCGCGCAGGGGGCCGTCGCCGATGAGCAGCAGGCGTGCGCGCGGGTCGGCCAGGTCGGCAAAGGCGCTCATGAGCAGCGGCAGGTTTTTTTCCGCCGCCAGGCGTCCGCAGTAGACAAAAACCAGATCCTGCGGCGCAAAGCCGAGTTCGGTGCGCAGTTGCACATCGCGTTTGGCCGGATCGAAACGCCGGCTGTCGACCCCGCGACCCCAGGTGCCGACGCGCTCAAAACCCTTGGCGAGGAGAATCTCGCGAATAGAGGGCGTCGGGCAGAAGGTGTGGGCGGTGTGGTTGTGAAACCAGCGCAGGTAGCGCCACACCCCGCCCTCGATGAGCCCCAGACGATAGGAGGCCATGTACTGCGAGAAGTTGGTGTGATAGGAGCTGATGACCGGCAAACCGAGTTTTTGCGCCGCGCGCAGCGCCGCCCACCCTAGGGGGCCCTCGGTGGCGATATGCACCACGTCGGGGGCGGCGTCCCGCAGGATGCGTGCGACCCGCGCCGGACGCGTGAAGGGCAACAGGATCTCGGGATAATTGGGCAGGGCCAGGGCCTTGAAGGTGGAGATGGCAAGAC
Proteins encoded in this region:
- a CDS encoding ribbon-helix-helix protein, CopG family, coding for MPRLTVTLDDDLHRALKETAARQGRSINAIIEESLRFRGIRDRASARTPVERARRQSGMTEHKAMNLAIEEVRKVRRS
- a CDS encoding sll1863 family stress response protein, encoding MDTRTKYVEKLSADIVEWDNQIERLKEKMEDAEPEAKAQYAQSIASLKEKRNQAAEKLQNLHVADDNEWEEVKKGAEQIWEEMKTMLKENITKH
- a CDS encoding phosphatase PAP2 family protein; this translates as MLTPEKTKIAGGLVGYYARHITPVEARMMLRVCELRRFQPITLLMRTSSRLGDGPLWYLTALILLAGGGAVERWAVLAAGISLLLSVLLFTLLKNVIGRPRPFEIWADLPCQMPPPDRFSFPSGHTMTAFAACGALAVLLPGSLALFLPVAILIGFSRIFLGLHYPTDVLVGALLGSTIGLGMGRLFLMGVL
- the zupT gene encoding zinc transporter ZupT, with translation MPENFWFAFGLTLIAGLSTGIGSAIAFFSRHTNTRFLSIALGFSAGVMVYISLAEILVEAQDGLVAEWGGTPGAWAAVAAFFTGILVIAVIDRLVPERENPHEVHLVEETLERPNDRRLMRMGVMAALAIGIHNFPEGLATFFVALHDPALGIPIALAIALHNIPEGIAVSIPIYYATGSRRKAFFYSFLSGLAEPIGALVGFFLLMPFYSETLTFLLLAGVAGIMVFISLDELLPAAREYGEHHLAIYGLIGGMMVMAASLVLLM
- a CDS encoding PIN domain-containing protein, whose product is MTAGAVVVDTNVLVAGLLTADESSPPVRILDGMLSGAFPYLLSAALFAEYRAVLLLPPIAARHGLTVEDIDQLLEDLVAGAVWREPVAAISAPDPGDDHLWSLVACHPGTSLVTGDQLLLSNPPRGTKVMAPREFMGQWS
- a CDS encoding DUF1328 family protein, which encodes MLSYAVAFLIIALIAAIFGFTGIAAAAANIAKIIFYIFLILFLLALISGLLRGAGV
- a CDS encoding DUF3096 domain-containing protein, with translation MYVQLTPIISIIAGILILIMPKLLNLIVAIYLIIIGIVGLIG
- a CDS encoding macro domain-containing protein — translated: MHEITGNIWDHLGQAIVVITTNCTVDRRGRAVMGRGCAGQALTYFPDLTERLGHLLQHQGAQVHDLGNGLVSFPVEETAWSLPDPRLIRQSARQLRELADQRGWSKIIVPRPGCGGGGLEWRHVKPLLKDYFDDRFHIINAHPEQ
- the cdd gene encoding cytidine deaminase — encoded protein: MPKNPNVVEDLIAAARQAARHSHAPYSGFTVGAALLSSSGAIFAGCNVENASYGLTLCAERVALGTAVAAGDRDFDTLVLYTPTAQPVLPCGACRQVLREFSADLRVMSVCDGPRRIDTTLAELFPQPFNPAMLSAREERHD
- a CDS encoding glycosyltransferase family 4 protein, whose translation is MKQHLKIALVTETYLPQINGVSKTLDRLVTHLLEHGDSVHLLAPRYRDNPPQERPGLAISTFKALALPNYPEILLPFTRPARVARILRDAAPDVVHIATEGPLGWAALRAAQKLGLPVISSYHTNFSQYMASYRLGLIEGGVWRYLRWFHNHTAHTFCPTPSIREILLAKGFERVGTWGRGVDSRRFDPAKRDVQLRTELGFAPQDLVFVYCGRLAAEKNLPLLMSAFADLADPRARLLLIGDGPLRAKLAAEADPRVVFTGYRQGEDLARLYACADVMAFPSLTETFGNVMLEAMASGLPVIGFRVPGPQDIVVNGRTGQLVTEISAAALTRAMAHYLEQRDLVPSQGVNARQHALGQNWQQINEVVRRAYHQACAGGPSGKIRAPRSEAAATLKIPDSQGDSSC
- a CDS encoding nucleoside phosphorylase, giving the protein MTDAAIKYHIGFGLADLGPHPPTLALLSGDPERAYRIATADPEIHLEKKLSHRRGLASYLLQLPNGRRILSATSGMGAPSLSIVVNELFAVGIRQIIRVGTCGSLQDEVRVGSLVISRAALCRQGAADDIAPPEYPAAADPFLTLRLVEAARELGIPWHLGVTASVDTFYEGQERILSSSNPHLLRRLHGINEEYRRLGILNYEMEAGTLFKMAGVYGFAAACLCAVVANRGAGEEVALDLKAQAEADAIRLALHVARLPEEMLAG